The following coding sequences lie in one Thermosulfuriphilus ammonigenes genomic window:
- a CDS encoding radical SAM protein, with product MNSPELLVIILTTSCNLSCRYCYLDCSSSGETMAEEVLYTALSGLKEAPREVIISGGEPTLVPESLETALRLVRKRFPRVRLSLQSNGTLFDSRLVQILRKYRVGLGLSLDGPPEVNESLRGESRAVVSSLKLLSREAYPCGITITLTDKSVSFLPETVLFLAQFEAVRSLGLDLLRLAGRATREELPRPEALKKGLKGLKQALAWLKARGRSLSLREKRPRTSRSYCPAARGRSLVLTPSGEIYPCASLVGRREYLLGEAGKGLSPRRLTSSCEGCPREEDCPGRCPSRFILSPQGGALECLLRGELVSGLDAPKRYFKETVHAGQSVISL from the coding sequence ATGAATTCCCCGGAACTTTTGGTAATCATCCTGACCACCTCCTGTAACCTTTCCTGTCGGTATTGCTACCTTGACTGCTCCTCATCCGGGGAGACCATGGCCGAAGAGGTGCTTTACACGGCCCTCTCTGGCCTGAAAGAGGCTCCGCGGGAGGTGATTATCTCTGGGGGAGAACCCACCCTGGTCCCCGAATCTTTGGAGACGGCCTTGAGGCTTGTCCGGAAGCGTTTTCCCCGGGTCAGGCTTTCCCTCCAGAGCAATGGAACTCTCTTTGATTCCCGGCTTGTCCAGATTTTACGGAAATACCGGGTAGGCCTTGGTCTAAGCTTAGATGGCCCCCCAGAAGTAAATGAATCCCTGAGGGGTGAAAGCCGGGCCGTTGTCTCCAGCCTAAAGTTGCTTAGCCGGGAGGCCTACCCCTGTGGCATAACTATCACCCTGACTGACAAGAGCGTCTCCTTCTTGCCGGAGACGGTCCTTTTTCTGGCCCAGTTTGAGGCGGTAAGGAGCCTGGGGCTGGATCTTCTGAGACTTGCCGGCCGGGCCACCCGGGAAGAGCTTCCCAGGCCAGAGGCTCTCAAAAAGGGGCTTAAAGGGCTCAAGCAGGCCCTTGCCTGGCTAAAGGCCAGGGGGCGGTCCCTTAGCTTGAGGGAAAAAAGGCCCCGAACCAGTAGGTCTTACTGTCCGGCGGCCCGGGGAAGATCCCTGGTTCTTACCCCCTCTGGGGAGATTTACCCCTGCGCCAGCCTTGTTGGCCGGCGGGAATACCTCCTGGGAGAGGCGGGGAAGGGGCTGTCTCCCCGGAGACTTACCTCTTCCTGCGAGGGTTGCCCCAGAGAGGAAGACTGCCCCGGGCGCTGCCCCTCACGGTTTATCCTTTCCCCCCAGGGAGGGGCCTTAGAGTGTTTGCTTCGTGGGGAGCTTGTTTCCGGGCTGGACGCCCCAAAGAGATACTTCAAGGAGACCGTCCATGCTGGTCAATCTGTTATCTCCTTATGA